The following coding sequences lie in one Bacteroidota bacterium genomic window:
- a CDS encoding YggS family pyridoxal phosphate-dependent enzyme — MSIRNNLQAIRQHLPGHVKLIAVSKTMPNALIMEAYEAGQRAFGENKAQELSAKQPQLPGDCEWHFIGHLQTNKVKYIAPFVHMIHSVDSLKLIQEINKQAAKHNRVIPCLLQFHIAEEETKFGLDREEADQLLNFLSTNPLPNVMISGVMGMATYTDDMQQVRKEFVHLRNIFDELKRGYFADMEWFKEISMGMTNDYRVAVEEGSTMVRIGSAIFGERNYQ; from the coding sequence ATGAGTATCCGTAACAATCTGCAAGCCATCAGGCAACACCTTCCAGGCCATGTGAAACTCATCGCCGTTTCGAAGACCATGCCCAATGCCCTGATCATGGAGGCATATGAGGCCGGTCAGCGTGCGTTTGGCGAAAACAAAGCACAGGAGCTCTCGGCCAAGCAACCGCAGCTGCCCGGAGATTGTGAATGGCACTTTATCGGTCACCTGCAAACCAACAAAGTGAAATACATTGCACCTTTTGTGCACATGATCCACTCGGTCGACAGCCTGAAGCTGATTCAGGAGATCAACAAGCAAGCCGCCAAACACAACCGCGTCATTCCCTGCCTGCTCCAGTTTCATATTGCGGAAGAAGAAACCAAATTTGGGCTCGACAGGGAAGAAGCCGATCAATTGCTTAACTTTTTGTCAACCAATCCTTTGCCTAATGTCATGATTTCCGGCGTCATGGGAATGGCTACCTACACAGACGATATGCAGCAGGTGCGCAAGGAGTTTGTTCACCTGCGCAACATCTTCGATGAGCTGAAACGCGGATATTTTGCTGATATGGAGTGGTTTAAAGAAATTTCAATGGGCATGACCAATGATTATCGGGTGGCAGTGGAAGAAGGTTCTACCATGGTCCGCATTGGCAGCGCCATTTTTGGCGAAAGAAATTACCAATAA
- a CDS encoding tetratricopeptide repeat protein: MNYIKAISHKNISQFDSARVYFELAKTLAAKVSDEDLIIKNNVALADTYFRLGLAESAEQLLLEQKKILEGAGGSFNLASVHNNLAAIYSHTGQTDKAMFHFFESIAYFEKVNDFRQLGVLYANIGNLNLGIRQYKKAYELYLRALQNSRKVADIRQEAVVLINLGVVCRSTDSTAKAVEYYEQALELLKELGDKGELARTYFNLANIFVDKDETLEGLKNYKLSLKLSKETGGFMGALYNHYSIGRAYQKLQQLELALAHYDTVSQLLRQSGNPEFEQIVQYAIQSVHAQMGNPGKAYPYLLEAYRINDSLLRSGNQLSIAELQAKYDKALEEAKALKLEQDVLRQRNVIRLWVIIALVILVLSALLAIRLTMQRRKSDLLALKTSSELERTQLELDFKRRELVNNAIDLANTKEKLGNFERGLNETLKKLPQSEADHFRPLRNQLRQAGQQNPFSEFEKRFDAVNEQFNAAMIARHPDLSPSELRMCGLLKLGLSSKEIAGITNRTVRTVENSRSIIRKKLSLSSDDNLVTYLSGIL; the protein is encoded by the coding sequence TTGAATTATATAAAGGCAATTTCGCACAAAAACATTTCGCAATTCGATTCTGCCAGGGTTTATTTTGAACTTGCAAAAACCCTTGCGGCCAAGGTAAGCGACGAGGATCTTATCATTAAGAATAACGTGGCACTGGCGGATACTTATTTCCGTCTGGGTTTGGCCGAAAGTGCAGAACAACTGCTGTTGGAGCAAAAGAAGATATTGGAAGGGGCAGGAGGCTCATTTAATCTGGCTTCTGTACACAACAATCTTGCTGCAATTTATTCACACACAGGCCAAACGGACAAGGCTATGTTTCATTTTTTCGAATCCATAGCCTATTTTGAAAAAGTAAATGATTTCAGGCAGTTGGGTGTGTTGTACGCAAACATTGGTAATCTCAACCTGGGTATCCGACAATATAAAAAGGCCTATGAACTATACCTCAGGGCGTTACAAAACAGCCGAAAAGTAGCCGATATCCGGCAGGAAGCTGTTGTGCTCATCAACCTTGGCGTGGTATGTCGTAGCACTGATTCCACAGCTAAGGCAGTTGAATACTATGAACAAGCTTTGGAACTGCTTAAAGAGCTGGGCGATAAGGGGGAACTGGCCAGAACCTATTTCAATCTGGCAAATATTTTTGTTGATAAAGATGAAACCCTGGAGGGACTGAAAAATTATAAACTATCGCTTAAACTCTCCAAGGAGACGGGGGGGTTCATGGGGGCCTTGTACAATCATTACAGCATCGGCAGGGCATATCAGAAACTTCAGCAGTTGGAGCTGGCCCTGGCGCATTACGATACGGTGAGTCAGTTGCTCCGGCAATCGGGCAATCCGGAGTTTGAGCAAATTGTGCAATATGCCATTCAATCGGTTCATGCACAGATGGGAAACCCCGGTAAAGCCTATCCCTACCTGCTTGAAGCATATCGCATCAACGACAGCCTGCTCAGATCGGGCAATCAGCTGTCTATTGCCGAATTGCAGGCCAAATACGACAAGGCGCTTGAGGAAGCAAAGGCTCTCAAGTTGGAGCAGGATGTCCTCCGTCAGCGAAACGTTATCCGGTTGTGGGTGATCATCGCACTTGTTATTCTGGTTTTATCTGCTTTGTTGGCCATCAGGTTAACGATGCAGCGGCGCAAGTCTGACCTGTTGGCCCTGAAAACTTCCTCAGAACTTGAACGCACACAGCTTGAACTCGATTTTAAGCGACGCGAGCTGGTGAACAATGCCATCGACCTGGCCAACACCAAAGAGAAGCTTGGGAATTTTGAGCGTGGTCTGAACGAAACTCTTAAAAAACTACCCCAGTCAGAAGCTGATCATTTCAGGCCTCTTAGGAACCAACTCAGGCAGGCTGGACAGCAAAATCCTTTTTCTGAGTTTGAGAAGCGTTTTGATGCTGTAAACGAACAATTTAATGCGGCCATGATTGCCCGCCACCCCGACTTGTCCCCCTCCGAGCTTAGAATGTGTGGCTTGCTCAAACTGGGCCTAAGCTCCAAAGAAATTGCCGGTATCACCAACCGGACTGTACGCACGGTCGAAAACAGCCGCTCTATCATCAGAAAAAAACTTTCCCTTTCCAGTGATGATAATCTTGTGACCTATCTGTCTGGAATACTGTAG
- a CDS encoding calcium/sodium antiporter, producing MIYLLFALGFVLLIYGAKLFVDGAVSVGIHSRLSPLVIGLTVVAFGTSLPELVVNIFAAIKGSTGLAIGNVLGSNIVNILGVIGITALIYPFHVDRPSMRRDLPFGVLVTLLLLLMGNGYFIGSAKTITRIEGIAMLLIFGGYLTWLIRIGQTPEEASEFEGKTPETWPKTLLMLAGGLAGMYLGGEWVSDGAIFIAGQLGVSEGAIGLTIVAFATSLPELATSVVAALKKNVGIVMGNVLGSNIINILIVLGTTAVIKPIAMPLDMNVEVVLVILANLALLMAVKIGRGLHLSRLEGALLVALYIGFIFFSFSFN from the coding sequence ATGATTTATCTCCTTTTCGCGCTCGGATTTGTGCTGCTGATCTATGGGGCGAAGCTTTTTGTAGATGGTGCAGTATCCGTTGGCATACATTCCAGGCTGTCGCCTTTGGTCATAGGTCTCACAGTAGTCGCATTTGGCACTTCGTTGCCTGAACTGGTGGTCAACATTTTTGCAGCTATCAAAGGCAGCACCGGACTTGCGATAGGTAATGTGCTGGGCTCCAATATTGTAAATATCCTTGGGGTAATTGGCATTACTGCCTTGATATACCCATTTCATGTGGACCGGCCATCGATGCGGCGCGACCTGCCATTTGGGGTGTTGGTTACGCTGTTGCTCCTTTTGATGGGCAACGGATATTTTATCGGAAGCGCCAAAACGATTACACGTATCGAGGGTATAGCCATGCTGTTGATTTTCGGCGGATACCTTACCTGGCTAATCCGGATCGGACAGACACCGGAAGAAGCCTCGGAATTCGAAGGCAAAACACCCGAAACGTGGCCTAAAACTCTGCTCATGCTTGCCGGAGGCCTGGCAGGAATGTACCTGGGCGGAGAATGGGTAAGCGATGGGGCAATTTTTATTGCGGGTCAGCTGGGCGTTTCGGAAGGCGCCATTGGCCTGACTATTGTTGCCTTTGCCACCAGCCTGCCCGAATTGGCCACAAGCGTGGTGGCTGCTCTTAAGAAAAATGTTGGTATTGTTATGGGCAATGTCCTGGGCTCCAACATCATAAACATACTCATTGTATTGGGCACCACGGCAGTGATCAAACCCATAGCCATGCCCCTCGACATGAATGTGGAAGTTGTGCTGGTTATTTTGGCCAACCTGGCATTGCTCATGGCCGTCAAAATTGGCCGTGGTTTGCACCTTTCGCGACTCGAAGGTGCATTATTGGTTGCGCTTTATATCGGATTTATATTTTTCTCCTTCAGCTTCAACTAA
- a CDS encoding sulfatase-like hydrolase/transferase has protein sequence MKTLIFRQVRLLGYWLAVFSLFRLVYFLYNLQHLRLAGIGISELLQSFGAAFWLDVATACYLLLLAVLTDLLQLISGHLAFHRIKLWIVGVFTYIHGLISVAETGLYAEWQSKLTYKVFVYFKHPDEVVQTAPTGMFILLVSIWLGLSTALFWGYIRWSKAERQPWKGKKWVLVPSFLLNVGLLFLGARGGINAIPISVSSAYFSSHNILNLAAVNPTYHFATNLLNAVSLKNHNPFEVMPRQEAEAIVAQLFEVQKDTTVKIFKQSRPNIVVLLLESFSADLIESLGGEPGITPNIAELEKEGLLFTNFYANANRSQQAIGSLIGGLPGLPITTITNHPEKYHALPSLTRELREAGYHTSFYFGGQLNYGNIRSYLIYNEIDLLMEGKDLPSSFARGKLGVHDGDLLPYYASQLNQFRQPFFSVVFTLSSHSPFDFPGPRPIAWPQLERNHVNGAHYTDAAIGRFFEIARTQPWFGNTLFILVADHSKSTYRNHPLETFEYHKIPLLLLGPALADSLRGRQTDVLFTNSDIPATLLKQLGLDAKLFRWSRDMFNPYSRQFAYFELNEGLGWKTPEGHFVWNKFADHYWQNSLKPEDDARVKQEGKAFLQVLFQEFIDY, from the coding sequence ATGAAAACATTAATTTTTCGTCAAGTCCGGCTGCTTGGCTATTGGCTGGCAGTCTTTTCGCTCTTCAGGCTGGTCTATTTTTTATACAATCTGCAACATCTCCGGCTGGCCGGAATCGGAATTTCAGAACTCTTGCAAAGTTTTGGTGCTGCTTTCTGGCTCGATGTGGCCACAGCCTGTTATCTTCTTCTTCTGGCGGTTCTTACCGACCTGCTTCAGCTTATCTCGGGTCACCTTGCTTTTCACAGAATCAAGCTCTGGATTGTGGGTGTGTTCACATATATCCACGGCCTGATCTCGGTTGCCGAAACCGGACTATATGCCGAATGGCAATCCAAACTGACTTATAAAGTTTTCGTATACTTCAAGCATCCTGACGAAGTGGTGCAGACTGCCCCAACCGGTATGTTTATTCTTCTGGTATCCATATGGTTAGGTTTATCCACAGCCTTGTTCTGGGGTTATATCAGGTGGTCGAAAGCTGAGAGGCAGCCCTGGAAAGGAAAGAAATGGGTGCTTGTTCCTTCATTTTTGCTAAATGTGGGTTTGTTGTTTCTGGGTGCAAGAGGTGGAATTAATGCCATACCCATCAGCGTAAGTTCGGCTTATTTCAGCAGCCACAACATCCTCAACCTTGCTGCAGTGAATCCGACCTACCATTTTGCTACCAACCTGCTCAATGCCGTAAGTCTTAAAAATCATAATCCTTTTGAGGTGATGCCGCGCCAGGAGGCGGAAGCCATTGTCGCACAGTTGTTTGAGGTTCAAAAGGATACTACAGTTAAAATATTTAAACAGTCGCGGCCAAATATTGTGGTACTGCTGCTCGAAAGTTTTTCGGCCGACCTGATTGAGTCTTTGGGCGGAGAACCCGGAATTACTCCGAACATTGCTGAGTTGGAAAAGGAGGGACTGCTTTTTACGAACTTCTATGCCAACGCCAATCGTTCGCAACAGGCCATTGGTTCGCTCATCGGTGGATTGCCTGGATTGCCCATCACAACAATTACCAACCATCCCGAAAAATATCACGCCTTGCCTTCGCTCACCCGGGAGTTGCGCGAGGCAGGTTACCACACCAGTTTCTATTTCGGAGGGCAGCTCAACTACGGCAACATCAGGTCGTATCTCATCTACAATGAGATAGATCTTCTGATGGAAGGCAAGGATCTGCCTTCTTCCTTTGCCAGGGGAAAACTTGGGGTGCACGACGGCGACCTTCTGCCGTATTATGCCAGCCAGCTCAATCAGTTCAGGCAACCTTTTTTCAGCGTGGTATTCACGCTCAGTTCGCATTCGCCCTTCGACTTTCCTGGGCCGCGCCCGATCGCCTGGCCACAGCTTGAACGCAACCATGTGAATGGTGCACACTACACCGATGCGGCCATTGGCAGGTTTTTCGAAATTGCAAGAACGCAACCCTGGTTCGGCAACACCTTATTTATTCTGGTAGCCGACCACAGCAAAAGTACTTACCGCAACCATCCGCTCGAGACGTTCGAATACCACAAAATACCCCTTCTGCTGCTCGGACCTGCACTTGCCGACTCGCTCCGTGGCAGGCAGACCGATGTACTTTTTACGAACTCCGATATCCCGGCCACCCTGTTAAAGCAACTTGGACTGGATGCTAAGCTTTTCCGCTGGAGCCGCGATATGTTCAACCCCTACAGCCGACAGTTTGCTTATTTCGAGCTTAACGAAGGTCTTGGTTGGAAAACCCCGGAGGGACATTTCGTTTGGAATAAGTTTGCCGACCACTATTGGCAAAACAGCCTGAAACCCGAAGATGACGCACGGGTAAAGCAGGAAGGGAAGGCCTTTTTGCAGGTGTTGTTTCAGGAGTTTATTGATTATTAG
- a CDS encoding DNA replication/repair protein RecF, with the protein MHLSKLHLLDFKNCAGATLDFSERINCFIGNNGAGKTNLLDSIHYLSYCKSYFNLQDQQNIRNGGELFSIDGIYVNSSDQFRVQCVQRRNQKKSFRIDKKELDRLADHIGRIPLVMVSPYDRDLINDGSELRRKFLDSMIAQYDPVYLDALIRYNKALMQRNTLFRNASPQGPDPSLVALWDEQLLPSGRLIYERRSAFIGEYVPVFARYYASLSGSAEVAELAYESTLADQPFDEILRESFARDVQLGYTSRGIHRDDLSFYLNGMPLKKFGSQGQQKSYAIALKLAQFEHTASKKQMKPILLLDDIFDKLDDRRVQYLIELVSGDLFGQVFITDTQAERIMQLFAHTDIPHKIFYVSQGQVISWDQHLNANGQKQ; encoded by the coding sequence ATGCACCTGAGTAAGTTACATTTGCTCGATTTTAAAAACTGCGCCGGCGCCACCCTGGATTTCTCGGAGCGCATCAATTGCTTCATTGGCAATAATGGAGCCGGCAAGACCAACCTGCTCGACAGCATCCACTACCTCTCATATTGCAAGAGTTATTTCAATCTGCAGGACCAGCAAAACATCCGCAACGGGGGTGAGCTTTTCAGTATCGACGGGATCTATGTGAACAGCAGTGACCAGTTCAGGGTGCAGTGTGTGCAACGCCGGAACCAGAAAAAATCGTTCAGGATCGACAAAAAAGAGCTCGACCGACTGGCCGACCACATCGGACGCATTCCGTTGGTCATGGTGTCGCCTTACGATCGCGACCTGATCAACGATGGCAGCGAACTCAGGCGGAAATTCCTCGACAGCATGATCGCCCAGTACGATCCCGTTTATCTTGATGCCCTGATCCGCTACAACAAAGCCCTGATGCAACGCAATACCCTTTTCCGCAACGCATCGCCTCAAGGCCCCGATCCATCGCTTGTCGCCCTCTGGGATGAACAATTGCTGCCTTCAGGCAGGCTCATTTACGAACGCAGGTCTGCTTTTATTGGCGAATATGTGCCGGTGTTTGCCAGATATTATGCCAGCCTGAGTGGCAGCGCAGAAGTTGCAGAGCTCGCTTACGAAAGCACCCTGGCAGATCAGCCCTTCGATGAGATTCTCCGCGAAAGTTTTGCACGCGATGTGCAGCTTGGTTACACCAGCAGGGGCATCCACCGCGACGACCTCAGTTTTTACCTCAATGGCATGCCACTGAAAAAATTCGGTTCGCAAGGTCAGCAGAAGTCATATGCAATAGCACTCAAGCTCGCTCAGTTTGAGCACACTGCATCGAAAAAACAGATGAAACCCATCCTGTTGCTCGACGATATTTTCGATAAGCTCGACGACCGCCGTGTGCAATACCTCATCGAGCTGGTGAGCGGCGATCTTTTTGGTCAGGTCTTTATCACCGACACCCAGGCCGAACGCATCATGCAGCTGTTTGCGCACACCGATATTCCGCACAAAATTTTTTATGTTTCCCAGGGTCAGGTCATTTCCTGGGATCAACACCTCAATGCTAATGGGCAAAAGCAATGA
- a CDS encoding AbgT family transporter, whose amino-acid sequence MTQSNQPRRGFFDAFLHTVERVGNAFPHPATLFAGLAFLVILLSWVAAQFHLEVVHPGTGKSIQPFNLLSVEGLHMILKKTVTNFTEFAPLGVVLVAMLGIGIAEGSGLIGAALRLLVLSAPQRILTFVIVFAGIMSNTASEVGYVLLVPLSAVIFKAVGRHPIAGLAAAFAGVSGGYSANLLLGTIDPLLAGLTQEAAHIIDKDYLVNPAANYYFLAVSTFFIAFAGTWVTERIVEPRLGKADNGADNDQIDKLSAAERKGLWYALVAAVVFGALMLWGILPADGFLRDPETGSLLHSPFMSGIVAIIFISASIMGIAYGIGAGTIKSDSDIMKGMGKSMETMGTYIVLVFFAAQFVAYFRWTNLGLIFAIEGASVLQASGLGSIPLMIGFILLTAVINLVMGSASAKWTIMAPVFVPMFMLLGYSPELTQVVYRIGDSVTNIISPMMSYFALIVAFVQQYDKKAGIGTIIALMLPYSLVFTVVWTVILVIWMSLGWPIGPDAPLVYPVN is encoded by the coding sequence ATGACTCAATCGAACCAACCGCGTCGCGGTTTTTTTGATGCCTTTTTACACACTGTAGAACGTGTAGGCAACGCCTTTCCACACCCGGCTACCTTGTTTGCCGGACTCGCCTTTCTGGTCATCCTGCTGTCGTGGGTGGCAGCGCAGTTTCATCTCGAAGTAGTGCATCCCGGCACAGGCAAGTCTATTCAGCCTTTCAATCTGCTTTCGGTTGAGGGGCTGCATATGATTCTGAAAAAAACCGTAACCAATTTCACGGAATTTGCTCCGCTCGGCGTGGTACTGGTGGCTATGCTGGGCATTGGCATTGCCGAAGGAAGCGGTCTGATAGGCGCAGCGTTGAGGTTGCTGGTGCTGTCGGCTCCGCAACGCATTCTCACCTTCGTCATTGTTTTTGCCGGCATCATGTCGAACACGGCAAGCGAAGTGGGCTATGTGCTTCTGGTGCCTCTGAGTGCAGTGATTTTCAAAGCCGTCGGACGTCATCCAATTGCCGGACTTGCAGCGGCTTTTGCCGGTGTATCAGGTGGATACAGCGCCAACCTGCTGCTCGGAACCATCGATCCTTTGCTGGCGGGCCTCACCCAGGAAGCCGCTCATATCATAGATAAGGATTACCTCGTGAATCCGGCTGCCAACTATTATTTTCTGGCTGTCTCCACCTTCTTTATTGCGTTTGCCGGCACATGGGTCACGGAGCGAATTGTCGAACCTCGCCTCGGCAAAGCGGATAATGGCGCAGATAATGATCAGATTGATAAATTGAGTGCCGCTGAGCGCAAGGGCCTTTGGTATGCTTTGGTTGCAGCTGTGGTGTTTGGTGCCCTGATGCTTTGGGGTATTCTGCCTGCTGATGGTTTTCTGCGCGATCCCGAAACAGGGAGCCTGTTGCATTCTCCTTTCATGAGTGGCATTGTGGCCATCATTTTCATTTCGGCCTCCATTATGGGTATTGCTTATGGCATTGGGGCCGGGACAATAAAAAGCGATAGCGACATCATGAAAGGCATGGGTAAATCGATGGAGACCATGGGTACCTACATTGTGCTGGTGTTTTTTGCTGCGCAGTTTGTGGCCTACTTCCGCTGGACCAATCTGGGATTGATTTTTGCCATCGAAGGTGCTTCGGTGCTTCAGGCTTCCGGGCTTGGGAGCATTCCGCTGATGATTGGTTTTATTCTGCTTACGGCGGTAATCAACCTTGTAATGGGAAGTGCTTCGGCCAAATGGACCATTATGGCACCTGTTTTCGTACCTATGTTTATGTTGCTGGGCTACAGTCCGGAGCTTACACAGGTGGTGTACCGCATTGGCGATTCTGTCACCAACATCATTTCACCCATGATGTCCTACTTTGCACTGATTGTGGCTTTTGTGCAGCAATACGATAAAAAGGCCGGTATCGGCACCATCATCGCCCTGATGCTTCCCTACAGCCTTGTGTTTACAGTTGTCTGGACCGTTATCCTGGTTATCTGGATGAGTCTTGGCTGGCCCATTGGCCCGGATGCGCCTTTGGTATATCCGGTCAATTAG
- a CDS encoding DUF721 domain-containing protein yields MGKSNEQPLGEVIEELLRRYNLKDQWDAARVVQAWESIVGSYIASHTTDIHLQNGVLFVYLDSDALRNELLYAKTLLISKLNEVAGYKIVEDVVLR; encoded by the coding sequence ATGGGCAAAAGCAATGAACAGCCTCTGGGTGAGGTAATTGAAGAGCTGCTGAGACGTTACAACCTCAAAGACCAATGGGATGCGGCCCGGGTGGTGCAGGCATGGGAAAGCATTGTGGGCAGTTACATTGCTTCACACACCACCGACATCCACCTTCAAAACGGGGTGCTTTTTGTGTATCTGGACTCAGACGCCCTGCGCAATGAGCTGCTTTATGCCAAAACGCTGCTAATCAGCAAACTGAATGAGGTTGCAGGCTATAAAATTGTCGAAGATGTGGTGCTGAGATGA